A single region of the endosymbiont of Galathealinum brachiosum genome encodes:
- a CDS encoding transcriptional regulator encodes MKTYGQFCPLAQATQLLCERWTLLVVREFIAGSTRFNELRKGVPLMSPTLLSRRLKQLESAGVIERQAEKGAYKLTAAGHELRPIVELMGAWGHRWVKTTLGDDDLDASLLMWDMRRSVDATQFPEHRVVVQFEYPDAPKGARDWWLISENNHIDLCLNDPGHEVDLIIRSSLATMTAIWTCQLELNIAVNKGDVNVLGDPELAKNLQAWLRSSLLSHLGTQDKLPSLDWA; translated from the coding sequence ATGAAGACATATGGTCAGTTTTGTCCCCTTGCGCAGGCTACACAATTGTTATGTGAACGTTGGACGCTTTTAGTGGTGCGTGAATTTATTGCGGGTAGTACGCGTTTTAACGAGTTACGTAAAGGCGTGCCATTAATGTCGCCTACTTTACTTTCAAGGCGATTAAAACAACTTGAAAGTGCAGGCGTGATTGAGCGTCAGGCAGAGAAAGGGGCGTATAAATTAACAGCTGCCGGTCATGAGTTACGTCCCATTGTGGAATTAATGGGGGCATGGGGGCATCGCTGGGTTAAAACAACACTGGGTGATGATGATCTGGATGCGAGCCTGCTTATGTGGGATATGCGTCGCAGTGTTGATGCTACGCAGTTTCCTGAGCACAGGGTTGTTGTGCAATTTGAATACCCGGATGCACCTAAAGGTGCCCGTGACTGGTGGTTAATCTCTGAAAATAATCATATTGATTTATGTTTGAATGATCCGGGGCATGAAGTAGATCTTATTATTCGTTCGTCATTGGCAACCATGACTGCTATATGGACATGTCAGTTAGAACTGAATATTGCGGTAAACAAGGGTGATGTGAACGTGCTAGGTGACCCTGAACTGGCTAAAAATCTACAGGCCTGGTTGCGTTCCAGTTTGTTATCACATTTGGGAACACAGGATAAATTGCCATCGTTAGATTGGGCATGA
- a CDS encoding TonB-dependent receptor, protein MDALSLEKLLMKRRLLTASISSLLLTTALSISAQTESEEDDLYLLYGDDEMISIATGFSQPISKAPSTATVITAEDIKAMGALTLEEALESVPGLHYSLSTLTSLGQYNIRGIKTSITPQVLIMMNGYRISSDLLSGVFSESSKINIKNISRIEVIRGPGSAIYGADAFSGVINIVTKNANELNGFNTGVRAGSNDTKNVWAQYGGGFDNGWSLAINVEHAQQGKDDSQFITSDFQSNLDPIPFLATSASLAPGSLDYRYESTTYNIHLDNDNWKIGLDGWVQRDVGQGAGVALALDSNGYGEFDQYLFSVEYNNKDLVEDWEFTSKLSYQSVDTQYNFDIFPSGASLLIGADGNAFSAPNAACPVDPVFGQMCVVQFPDGFLGNPGRKSTIPQLDLIAFYDGLAKHNFRFNVGAKQEELVANESKNFGPGIIDGLTPVIDGTLTDVTGDQSSIYTSDDKRTIKYFSMQDVWSIAADWTFTAGIRYDDYSDFGGTTNPRLALVWNTYDNLTSKLLFGSAFRAPAFSELNNKNNPVAIGNSDLNPETIDTTELAFSYQPLSGLHTNLNIYHFTTKDMISYTGPGNIAENANSLEGKGFELDADWKINKQWRLLGNFAYQSTKDDVTDVQGAFTPQRQLYVDLRWKFLSDWELSSQLNWVGDRERELTDVRESIDDYTLVNLTLRRRNIADNIEAAITINNVFDEDASEPTSENTISDDFPLNEQRIYFELSYHIN, encoded by the coding sequence ATGGATGCGTTGTCGTTGGAGAAATTATTAATGAAACGCCGTTTACTTACCGCTTCCATATCAAGTTTATTGTTAACGACTGCATTATCTATATCAGCCCAGACTGAAAGTGAAGAAGATGATCTTTATCTGCTTTATGGTGACGATGAGATGATCAGTATTGCTACCGGGTTTTCTCAACCTATTTCTAAAGCTCCGTCAACAGCTACTGTTATTACAGCCGAAGACATTAAAGCGATGGGGGCACTGACGCTCGAAGAAGCACTCGAATCCGTTCCCGGTTTACATTATTCGTTATCAACCTTAACTTCACTTGGTCAATATAATATTAGAGGTATAAAAACAAGCATAACGCCTCAGGTTCTTATAATGATGAATGGTTATCGGATATCATCAGATTTATTAAGTGGTGTTTTTTCAGAAAGCTCTAAAATAAATATTAAAAATATTTCTCGAATTGAAGTTATTCGAGGTCCTGGCTCAGCAATTTATGGGGCAGATGCATTCTCTGGTGTGATTAATATTGTTACTAAAAATGCTAATGAGTTAAATGGTTTTAATACTGGTGTTAGAGCGGGCTCTAATGACACAAAAAATGTATGGGCACAATATGGTGGAGGGTTCGATAACGGATGGAGCCTGGCAATTAATGTTGAACATGCTCAACAAGGTAAGGACGACAGTCAATTTATTACAAGTGATTTCCAATCTAACCTGGATCCAATCCCATTCCTGGCTACATCAGCCTCATTAGCACCTGGTAGTCTGGATTATCGTTATGAGTCAACTACATACAATATTCATTTAGACAATGATAATTGGAAAATTGGCCTCGATGGTTGGGTGCAGAGAGATGTAGGGCAGGGTGCTGGTGTTGCTTTAGCTCTTGATTCGAATGGATATGGTGAATTTGATCAATATTTATTTTCGGTTGAATATAATAATAAGGATTTGGTGGAAGACTGGGAATTTACTAGTAAGTTGAGTTATCAGAGTGTTGATACACAATACAATTTTGATATTTTTCCTTCGGGCGCTAGCTTGTTAATTGGTGCCGATGGTAACGCTTTTTCAGCACCTAACGCGGCTTGCCCTGTAGATCCAGTATTTGGTCAAATGTGCGTAGTTCAATTTCCTGATGGTTTTCTCGGTAATCCCGGTAGAAAAAGTACGATACCTCAATTGGATTTAATAGCATTTTATGATGGGTTGGCTAAACATAATTTTCGTTTTAATGTTGGAGCAAAACAGGAAGAGTTAGTTGCCAATGAATCTAAAAACTTTGGGCCCGGAATAATAGATGGTTTAACTCCTGTAATTGATGGGACCTTAACCGATGTTACAGGTGATCAAAGTTCAATATATACCAGTGATGATAAAAGAACTATTAAGTATTTTTCTATGCAGGATGTATGGAGTATAGCTGCTGACTGGACATTTACGGCGGGTATTCGCTATGATGATTATTCAGATTTTGGTGGTACTACTAATCCACGATTAGCATTAGTCTGGAATACCTATGATAATCTAACTTCTAAATTATTATTTGGTAGTGCTTTCAGAGCACCTGCATTTTCTGAATTGAATAATAAAAATAATCCTGTAGCTATTGGTAATAGTGACTTAAATCCCGAAACAATTGACACGACTGAACTTGCATTTTCATACCAGCCATTAAGTGGACTTCATACTAATTTGAATATATACCATTTCACAACAAAAGATATGATTAGTTATACTGGTCCAGGAAACATTGCAGAAAATGCCAATAGTTTAGAAGGCAAAGGTTTTGAGTTAGATGCGGACTGGAAAATAAATAAACAATGGCGTTTATTAGGTAATTTCGCATATCAAAGTACTAAAGATGATGTGACTGATGTTCAAGGTGCATTTACACCACAACGTCAACTGTATGTGGATTTACGTTGGAAGTTTCTGTCTGACTGGGAGTTGTCAAGCCAGCTCAATTGGGTAGGTGATAGAGAAAGAGAGCTTACCGATGTCAGGGAAAGCATTGATGATTATACACTGGTTAATTTAACACTTAGAAGAAGAAATATTGCTGATAATATTGAAGCGGCAATTACTATTAATAATGTTTTTGATGAAGATGCTAGTGAGCCAACAAGTGAAAACACAATATCTGATGATTTTCCATTAAACGAACAAAGAATTTATTTTGAATTAAGTTACCATATAAATTAA
- a CDS encoding GGDEF domain-containing protein, translating into MNWFKKGFLSQSSFRKQLFYIFTLSVLGLSIVTAITSTLFASNQMRDQIINEGIQVTSNLASQSMLALLYASAENAEDAAISALAFPGVVYVRILDSNFDLLLSKGNMKNEPYAVIPKKYLTDTARVVSESPNVWHFFAPVYTPVNDESPLYIDDIGGKELIGSVYIVVDKGALNKIQKTIFLTNIGIALVVTTVILFLLGFVLKRVTEPLHNLSNTMQNAKKGDVQVKAILKGPKEIVHIASVFNGMMEVLEDKQEALFKEKERALITLNSIADGVITTDIEGRVLYLNPVAERLTGWKLEDVHGTALDDIFQMFDEKNHQKEDNPILKCIKYRQVIVSEQHCMFRPRVGDEIFVEDSVALTRDKNNSITGTVMVFHDVTETRNMAQKLTYQATHDSLTGLINRADFERHLSSVLSKINDGTEHALCYMDLDQFKVINDTCGHMAGDQLLQNISNLLSSRVRKADDTLARVGGDEFVLLLENCPLDQAEKIAKSMCEAVQDYRYVWNDNPFTIGISIGLVPINNTSHEFQDILSKADSACYMAKEKGRNRVHTYLVDDEELMQRQGEMNVVSSITEAYENDLFQLYYQPIVAMGELEEKTQHYEILIRMLDREGNILPPGFFLPAAERYNLAHKVDRWVIRASLNWLARNPIQLENLKCCAINLSGMSLNDEKLFDFIDLQLRKTKVPTDKICFEITETAAITNLSRATGLIGRLRELGCKTALDDFGSGMSSFAYLKNFPIDYLKIDGVFVKDIITDPIDNAMVKSINDIGHVLGLKTIAEYVEDEEILNRLKELGVDEAQGYHIAKPQPLDALADANIEKRKNEKNNVVTLISR; encoded by the coding sequence ATGAACTGGTTTAAAAAGGGCTTTTTATCTCAATCGAGTTTTAGAAAGCAGTTATTTTATATCTTTACATTAAGTGTGCTCGGGCTTTCCATCGTTACTGCAATAACGTCGACCTTGTTTGCAAGTAATCAGATGCGAGATCAGATCATTAATGAAGGTATTCAGGTTACTTCTAATTTAGCATCTCAAAGCATGTTGGCACTATTATATGCCAGTGCTGAAAATGCTGAAGATGCTGCAATATCAGCATTAGCTTTTCCCGGTGTGGTTTATGTTCGTATATTAGATAGTAATTTTGATTTGTTATTAAGCAAAGGTAATATGAAAAATGAACCTTATGCCGTCATTCCTAAAAAATATCTAACGGATACTGCTCGAGTAGTTAGTGAGTCACCTAACGTCTGGCATTTCTTTGCGCCGGTATATACACCAGTTAATGATGAAAGTCCGCTTTATATAGATGATATAGGGGGTAAAGAATTAATTGGATCCGTTTATATCGTTGTTGATAAAGGTGCATTAAATAAAATACAGAAAACAATTTTTCTAACCAATATTGGTATTGCTCTGGTTGTTACTACCGTTATTCTTTTCTTGCTAGGCTTTGTATTAAAACGTGTGACTGAGCCATTACATAATCTTTCTAATACGATGCAGAACGCGAAGAAGGGTGATGTACAGGTTAAAGCAATATTAAAAGGACCAAAAGAAATCGTTCATATTGCCAGTGTGTTCAATGGCATGATGGAGGTGCTGGAAGATAAACAGGAGGCACTATTCAAAGAAAAAGAACGTGCACTGATTACGCTGAATTCAATTGCAGATGGGGTTATTACTACAGATATTGAAGGTAGAGTGCTTTATCTGAATCCGGTGGCGGAGCGTCTGACTGGTTGGAAACTGGAAGACGTTCATGGAACCGCACTGGATGATATTTTTCAGATGTTTGATGAAAAAAATCATCAGAAAGAAGATAACCCGATTTTAAAATGCATTAAGTATCGACAGGTGATAGTTTCAGAACAACATTGCATGTTCAGGCCTCGTGTAGGTGATGAAATATTTGTTGAAGATTCAGTTGCTTTAACTCGTGATAAAAATAACAGTATTACCGGTACTGTAATGGTGTTTCATGATGTGACTGAAACTCGAAATATGGCTCAGAAACTGACTTATCAGGCAACCCATGATTCATTAACGGGTTTAATTAATCGTGCTGATTTTGAGCGCCATTTATCAAGTGTATTAAGTAAAATTAATGATGGCACTGAGCATGCGTTATGTTATATGGACCTTGATCAGTTTAAAGTAATTAATGATACCTGTGGCCATATGGCAGGGGATCAGTTATTACAGAATATTTCTAATTTACTTTCCAGCCGTGTAAGAAAAGCAGATGATACGCTGGCCCGTGTAGGTGGAGATGAATTTGTTCTGTTATTAGAAAACTGCCCTTTAGATCAGGCTGAAAAAATAGCTAAATCTATGTGTGAAGCGGTGCAGGATTATCGTTATGTCTGGAATGATAACCCATTCACTATCGGTATCAGTATTGGTCTTGTACCCATTAATAATACCAGTCACGAGTTTCAGGATATTTTAAGTAAAGCAGATTCGGCCTGTTATATGGCAAAAGAAAAAGGTCGTAACCGGGTGCATACTTATCTGGTTGATGATGAAGAATTAATGCAACGACAGGGTGAAATGAATGTGGTGTCGAGCATTACGGAGGCTTATGAAAACGACCTGTTTCAGTTGTATTATCAGCCTATCGTAGCAATGGGTGAACTTGAGGAAAAAACCCAGCATTACGAAATATTAATTCGTATGTTAGATAGAGAAGGCAATATATTGCCTCCGGGTTTCTTCCTGCCTGCTGCAGAGCGTTATAACCTGGCACATAAGGTTGACCGTTGGGTGATACGTGCATCGCTTAACTGGCTCGCCAGGAACCCCATTCAGCTGGAAAATTTAAAATGTTGTGCCATTAATCTTTCGGGTATGTCTCTCAATGATGAAAAATTATTTGATTTTATAGATTTACAATTAAGAAAAACCAAAGTGCCGACAGACAAAATCTGTTTTGAAATAACTGAAACCGCCGCGATTACAAACCTCTCGAGAGCCACAGGTTTAATTGGGCGATTAAGAGAGTTAGGCTGTAAAACCGCACTTGATGATTTTGGTAGCGGCATGTCATCATTCGCTTATCTTAAAAATTTCCCGATTGATTATTTAAAAATTGATGGGGTATTCGTAAAAGACATTATTACTGACCCTATAGATAATGCGATGGTAAAATCCATTAACGACATTGGCCACGTATTAGGCCTTAAAACAATTGCAGAGTATGTGGAAGATGAAGAAATACTCAATAGATTAAAAGAATTAGGTGTAGATGAAGCACAGGGATATCACATCGCTAAACCACAGCCACTTGATGCATTAGCTGATGCTAATATTGAGAAGCGCAAAAATGAAAAAAATAATGTGGTTACATTGATATCCAGATAA
- a CDS encoding group 1 truncated hemoglobin encodes MTASLYERLGATTGITDIANDVVENHLKNPAIANRFKSTDVNALKNGAATFFIMGTGGPEVYKGKDMLATHKGMNISAIEFMAVLDDALDAMAKNNVGQREQEEVLFVLYSMRADIVLV; translated from the coding sequence ATGACTGCTTCACTTTACGAAAGACTAGGCGCTACGACAGGTATTACTGATATTGCTAATGATGTGGTAGAAAATCACTTAAAAAACCCGGCTATAGCAAACCGGTTTAAAAGTACAGATGTAAACGCATTAAAAAATGGCGCTGCTACTTTCTTTATTATGGGAACAGGTGGACCCGAGGTATATAAAGGTAAAGATATGTTAGCAACACATAAAGGCATGAATATTTCTGCCATTGAGTTTATGGCTGTACTGGATGATGCACTGGATGCAATGGCAAAAAACAATGTTGGTCAACGTGAACAGGAAGAAGTTTTATTTGTTCTATATAGTATGCGTGCAGATATTGTTCTGGTTTAA
- a CDS encoding acetolactate synthase — MSQTSSESDGNQGDSIHTGKTLADLILAYLSSIKAEYIFGVPGGAIEPLYNALARSAREPEEDGHLTVKSVVARHEAGAAFMADGYARETGQLGVCCGTTGPGTTNLITGVASAYADRIPMLVITAQTALPNFGKRGLQESSSDGIDTVAMFENFTNYNTMISHPSQLEGKLFTALISAFHEPQGPVHISIPMDVLSCSWDGNSTFKLCNLLRNPEIMDDESMDALCETLIDAKKIVLFLGGGSAEAMPAIMKFAEMAGVPFVTTASGKGCVDAYHPLNQGVFGFAGHDTARDTLLDPEVDIVLAVGTSLGEISTGGWDKDALMNNKLIHIEETAENFARSPMARLHVYGHLHTVFINLIQIFATLIHRLETVKPQEIHNIIRGLNGDNIITCAPAHIKVDKPEAYLLNDTPIKPQRLMGELVKGFPENTRFVVDAGNSWAWATHYLHPKQAGNYRIALGFGAMAWAVGASVGTAFGAPDEPVVCITGDGSFLMSGQELTVTVQHSLPVIYVVLNDNTLGMVKHGQKLGGGEPIGFDLPVVNYAAVAQAMGAQAFTIKTPEDFSNLDFNAICNSNGPTLLDVYIDGEEVPPMGSRMKVLDRRNGSRRGDDSIED; from the coding sequence ATGAGCCAGACTAGTTCAGAAAGTGATGGTAATCAGGGAGATTCAATTCATACCGGAAAAACACTGGCTGATCTAATACTGGCGTATTTATCTTCAATTAAAGCTGAATACATTTTTGGTGTACCTGGTGGCGCAATAGAGCCGCTATATAATGCACTTGCAAGGTCTGCAAGAGAACCTGAAGAAGACGGACATTTAACCGTTAAATCTGTTGTAGCACGACACGAAGCCGGTGCTGCTTTTATGGCAGATGGTTACGCCCGTGAAACAGGCCAGTTAGGTGTCTGTTGTGGCACCACCGGGCCCGGCACAACCAATTTAATTACCGGTGTTGCGTCTGCTTATGCCGATCGTATTCCGATGCTGGTTATCACTGCACAAACGGCCTTGCCCAACTTTGGAAAACGCGGTTTGCAGGAATCTTCAAGTGATGGCATAGATACGGTTGCCATGTTTGAAAACTTCACCAATTACAACACCATGATTTCTCACCCTAGTCAATTAGAGGGTAAGTTATTTACTGCATTAATATCGGCATTTCATGAACCTCAGGGTCCAGTGCATATTAGTATTCCTATGGATGTTTTAAGCTGCAGCTGGGATGGCAACTCTACATTCAAACTTTGCAACCTGTTACGTAATCCGGAAATCATGGATGACGAAAGTATGGATGCACTTTGTGAAACCCTGATAGATGCTAAAAAAATTGTTTTATTTTTAGGCGGTGGTAGTGCTGAAGCCATGCCTGCGATTATGAAATTTGCTGAAATGGCAGGTGTACCTTTTGTAACCACTGCTAGTGGTAAAGGCTGTGTTGATGCATACCATCCACTAAATCAGGGTGTATTCGGTTTTGCCGGTCATGATACTGCCAGGGATACATTACTTGATCCTGAGGTAGACATCGTACTGGCTGTTGGAACGAGTCTGGGTGAAATATCTACTGGTGGCTGGGACAAGGACGCTTTAATGAATAATAAACTTATTCATATAGAAGAAACCGCAGAGAACTTTGCTCGATCCCCCATGGCGCGTCTACATGTATACGGACACTTACATACAGTCTTTATTAATTTAATACAGATTTTTGCCACTTTAATTCACCGACTTGAAACAGTTAAACCCCAGGAAATTCATAATATTATTCGGGGGTTAAATGGAGATAATATTATTACCTGTGCTCCTGCACATATTAAAGTAGATAAACCCGAAGCGTATTTACTTAATGACACACCAATAAAACCTCAACGTTTAATGGGAGAGTTAGTAAAAGGATTTCCTGAAAACACACGTTTCGTTGTTGATGCGGGAAATAGCTGGGCCTGGGCGACTCATTACCTACACCCAAAGCAGGCCGGAAACTACCGTATTGCATTAGGCTTTGGTGCCATGGCCTGGGCGGTAGGTGCATCTGTAGGCACCGCATTTGGTGCACCCGATGAACCTGTCGTTTGCATTACTGGTGATGGCAGTTTCCTGATGAGCGGCCAGGAACTGACTGTTACCGTGCAACACAGTTTACCTGTCATCTATGTTGTATTAAATGACAATACATTAGGCATGGTAAAACACGGTCAGAAATTAGGTGGCGGTGAACCGATTGGTTTTGATTTACCTGTCGTTAATTATGCAGCTGTTGCGCAAGCAATGGGGGCACAGGCATTTACTATTAAGACACCTGAAGATTTCTCGAATCTTGATTTTAATGCCATATGCAATTCAAATGGCCCTACACTGTTAGATGTGTATATAGATGGTGAAGAAGTGCCGCCGATGGGCTCGAGAATGAAAGTACTGGATCGTCGGAATGGTTCGCGACGGGGTGATGATTCAATTGAAGATTAA
- the asnB gene encoding asparagine synthase (glutamine-hydrolyzing), with product MCGILSIFSTNHGISEESVKAGLDTLYHRGPDHQSFWMSNDKRVALGHTRLSIIDLNTGDQPISNSSNTVHLVANGEFYDFEEIRDDLIKKGHIFKTKSDSEIALHLYHEYGTSCLSHLRGEFAFCIWDSNNQQFFAARDRFGIKPLFYAQHNGKIYFASEIKALLSAGVPAIWDEDAYVSRAFFFRDRTLFKNIHQVPPGHFLIATNGGIRIIKYWDFDYCKTDKYTHSTDEKEIIEDIKEELNNSVKTRLRADVPVGVYLSGGIDSCAVIGMAAEHHNQPIDAFTISFDNKDYDETDLAREMADRVDAKFNSIAVNQLDLADNFSDAIWHSEALCLNSHGVAKYLLSKAVSEQGFKVVLTGEGSDEIFGGYSAFRSDMLLYNSENQDKTITQKLLNELKERNKVSSGLLLAVGKPENVEFINKMLGFEPAWLMPLAESIDRLKGLYNLSTRTNMGSLHPIHQFLSHTDVTNQIHGIEPVHASMYLLSKSALCNYVFPTLGDRMEMAHSLEGRLPLIDHKVVEKVTQLPVSLKIKGITEKYILREATKPYLIDKVYNREKHPFLAPPSILDPEDKLHQLVQDTLRGPLLKSLPFFDQRKIIKYLDDLPKLDNNMKIGAEALLMELLSLCMLQKHFH from the coding sequence ATGTGCGGCATTCTAAGTATATTTTCTACCAATCATGGAATCAGTGAAGAATCTGTTAAAGCAGGTTTAGATACCTTATATCACCGGGGGCCAGATCATCAAAGCTTCTGGATGTCTAATGATAAGCGAGTCGCTTTAGGTCACACTCGACTTAGCATTATTGATTTAAACACGGGTGATCAACCCATTTCAAATAGTTCAAATACCGTGCATCTGGTTGCAAATGGTGAATTTTATGACTTTGAGGAAATTCGTGACGATTTAATTAAAAAGGGTCATATTTTTAAAACTAAATCTGATAGTGAAATTGCTCTTCATTTATATCATGAGTATGGTACTTCATGTTTAAGTCATCTTCGTGGTGAGTTTGCTTTCTGTATATGGGATTCAAATAATCAGCAATTTTTTGCCGCACGCGATCGTTTTGGTATAAAGCCACTATTTTATGCGCAACACAATGGAAAGATTTATTTTGCATCTGAAATAAAGGCGTTACTTTCTGCAGGTGTACCAGCTATCTGGGATGAAGATGCATATGTTAGTAGAGCTTTCTTTTTTAGAGATCGAACATTATTCAAAAATATCCATCAAGTGCCTCCCGGACATTTTCTGATTGCTACCAATGGAGGCATTAGAATAATTAAATACTGGGATTTTGATTATTGTAAAACGGATAAATATACTCATTCAACAGATGAAAAAGAAATTATTGAAGATATTAAAGAAGAGTTAAATAATTCTGTAAAAACACGCTTACGTGCAGATGTACCAGTTGGTGTATATCTAAGTGGCGGGATCGATTCATGTGCTGTAATTGGTATGGCAGCAGAGCATCACAATCAGCCAATAGATGCATTTACCATTTCTTTTGATAATAAAGATTATGATGAAACTGACCTGGCTAGAGAAATGGCTGATAGAGTAGATGCTAAATTTAATTCTATAGCCGTTAATCAATTAGATTTAGCTGATAATTTTTCTGATGCAATTTGGCATAGTGAGGCGCTTTGTCTTAACTCACATGGTGTTGCTAAATATCTATTAAGTAAAGCCGTTAGTGAACAGGGTTTTAAAGTTGTACTTACGGGTGAAGGATCTGATGAAATATTCGGGGGATATTCCGCCTTTAGAAGTGACATGCTTTTATATAATTCAGAAAATCAGGATAAAACTATTACTCAGAAATTATTAAATGAATTAAAAGAACGGAATAAAGTGTCATCTGGTTTGCTTTTAGCTGTTGGTAAACCTGAAAATGTTGAGTTCATAAATAAAATGCTTGGTTTTGAACCTGCCTGGTTAATGCCATTGGCTGAAAGTATTGATCGACTAAAAGGCCTTTATAACTTAAGTACTCGTACAAATATGGGTAGTCTTCATCCAATTCATCAATTTCTATCTCATACAGATGTTACGAATCAAATACATGGAATAGAACCAGTACATGCTTCCATGTACTTATTATCAAAATCTGCTTTATGTAATTATGTGTTTCCTACATTAGGCGATAGAATGGAAATGGCACACTCTTTAGAGGGAAGGCTCCCTTTAATTGATCATAAAGTAGTTGAAAAAGTTACACAGCTACCGGTGTCTCTTAAGATAAAAGGAATCACTGAAAAATATATTTTAAGAGAAGCAACGAAGCCATATTTAATTGATAAGGTTTATAATCGGGAAAAACATCCGTTTCTTGCTCCTCCTTCTATATTAGATCCTGAAGATAAATTACATCAATTAGTACAGGATACATTGAGAGGGCCATTGTTAAAAAGTTTGCCCTTTTTTGATCAAAGGAAGATTATCAAGTACCTTGATGATCTTCCTAAGCTAGATAATAATATGAAAATCGGTGCTGAGGCTTTGTTGATGGAATTACTAAGTTTATGCATGCTTCAAAAACACTTTCATTAG
- a CDS encoding citrate synthase, whose product MDKKSEKNHVYSHKTNTSIWHEEAGVGNPYAVETCRLHGYDLFDLLKSAKFVDTLFLLFTAELPTPEQSRLLETLMIFLINPGPRHNATRAAMNAGVSKADHAHILPIGLMALGGEHLGSTEVEQSINFFNSKINLDPEEVGDQLLSSVNFLEAGDNHIAPGFGSRFNSIDSVAEKAAKHLVLLPGAGHSLKWGNLFTDKISGEGFSWLNTGVAAAVFNDLGIGAREGAGLFQLMSAPGLLAHGLEQTHKPITAMPMLQDEDYVIEK is encoded by the coding sequence ATGGATAAAAAATCAGAAAAAAATCATGTTTATTCGCATAAAACAAATACAAGTATCTGGCATGAAGAGGCTGGCGTAGGCAATCCGTACGCAGTTGAAACATGCAGGTTGCATGGATATGATTTATTTGATTTATTAAAGTCGGCAAAGTTTGTTGACACCCTGTTTTTACTATTCACGGCAGAATTACCAACCCCTGAACAATCCCGGTTATTAGAAACACTCATGATCTTTCTGATTAACCCTGGCCCAAGACATAATGCCACTAGAGCAGCAATGAATGCAGGTGTAAGTAAGGCTGACCATGCACATATATTACCAATTGGTTTGATGGCACTGGGAGGGGAGCATCTGGGTTCTACGGAAGTCGAGCAATCAATTAACTTTTTTAATAGTAAAATTAACTTAGATCCTGAAGAGGTAGGTGACCAATTATTAAGTTCAGTTAATTTTTTAGAAGCTGGTGATAACCATATTGCTCCTGGATTTGGTTCAAGGTTTAATAGTATTGATAGTGTTGCAGAAAAAGCAGCTAAACATTTGGTCTTGCTGCCAGGTGCTGGTCATTCTCTAAAGTGGGGAAATCTATTTACTGATAAAATTTCTGGCGAAGGATTTAGCTGGTTAAATACAGGGGTTGCTGCCGCTGTATTTAATGATCTGGGCATAGGTGCAAGAGAGGGTGCCGGTTTATTTCAGTTAATGAGCGCGCCTGGATTACTTGCACATGGTTTAGAGCAAACACATAAACCTATTACTGCAATGCCTATGTTACAGGATGAAGACTATGTCATTGAAAAATAA